The following coding sequences lie in one Rhodohalobacter barkolensis genomic window:
- a CDS encoding tetratricopeptide repeat protein, translating into MKKFLVIIITALYPCLGVAQFSDFEKGINSYKAENFDQAITFFESAKKSNPYHKDSHLFLAISYLKEEFPILAETTSLDAFEQFDDEGGFLWIAGEALLMQNQPEKASEHFKRLYRYFEDFTFSQVLSITESRIKERWIETELYKSSLAYQNEDYDSAIEALDTVLRLQSDHPDALKNRIYINMEIEEWERALNLVQDAEKKISEDQELIRLKANIYYQLENLGGLLQEYRELYNRNPQDKQTAFTYADILIANQKGSEAELVIAELIEQYPEDKDVYWKLVDVQEQRMYIQEKAAALQWLLEKFPGDNEALRELSATYKTLEEYSDQRDILRTLLNNSDDKLPIYLDIADSFLAENRFDDAERELKNIKSEYDSRQEILLKLGDILQMQNKWEESIEVYERIKSEQLIRIAGTQLGRAYFQIENRERSGKILEEVIESGIDDPLAWFLLAKITYESNKDRAYEFALRALESGVVDLVKIRRETIQKLDEGGMFANIDGEEEEHEYFQDIAGESIQFLISNFDRKKLEEDLIILAENFDNSATLNYFLADIFSSSEELSLATDYAEKAIQINPSYYEAHMMMGQINKKKGNIRAAALSFERARTIRPESKAAYRNLIDLYQQEDNLPDLAEQWEIQFRGESGNEVFKEHLIEALHKAGRYDEAREIINQ; encoded by the coding sequence ATGAAGAAATTTTTGGTAATCATTATTACTGCGCTTTATCCGTGTTTGGGGGTTGCTCAATTCTCAGATTTTGAAAAAGGAATTAACAGCTATAAAGCCGAAAATTTTGATCAGGCAATTACTTTTTTTGAATCAGCCAAAAAGAGTAATCCTTACCATAAAGATTCACATCTTTTTTTAGCGATCTCATATCTTAAAGAGGAATTTCCGATCCTGGCTGAGACAACTTCACTGGATGCATTTGAACAATTTGATGACGAAGGAGGATTCTTATGGATTGCAGGTGAAGCCCTGTTGATGCAAAATCAACCGGAAAAAGCTTCAGAGCACTTCAAAAGACTCTATCGATATTTTGAAGATTTCACATTTTCTCAAGTATTGAGTATTACCGAATCCAGAATTAAAGAAAGGTGGATTGAGACAGAACTTTACAAAAGTTCGTTGGCGTACCAGAATGAAGATTATGATAGTGCAATTGAAGCCTTAGACACCGTTCTTCGTTTGCAGTCTGACCATCCAGATGCTCTTAAAAATCGGATATATATAAACATGGAGATTGAAGAGTGGGAACGGGCTTTAAACTTAGTTCAAGATGCAGAGAAGAAGATTTCTGAAGATCAGGAATTAATCAGATTGAAAGCAAATATCTATTATCAGCTTGAAAATCTGGGTGGTCTTCTCCAGGAGTATCGCGAGTTGTATAACAGAAATCCACAGGATAAACAGACTGCATTTACTTACGCAGATATTTTAATTGCCAATCAAAAAGGAAGTGAAGCAGAGCTTGTAATAGCCGAATTGATAGAGCAGTATCCGGAAGACAAAGATGTTTATTGGAAACTTGTAGATGTACAGGAGCAGAGAATGTACATACAAGAAAAGGCAGCTGCACTTCAGTGGCTTCTTGAAAAATTCCCTGGTGACAATGAGGCTTTGCGGGAACTATCAGCAACTTATAAAACACTTGAAGAATATTCAGATCAACGGGATATATTACGAACTTTATTGAACAACTCTGATGATAAACTTCCCATCTATCTTGATATTGCAGATTCTTTCCTTGCAGAAAACAGATTTGATGATGCTGAGAGAGAGCTTAAAAACATAAAATCAGAATATGATAGTCGTCAAGAAATACTGTTAAAGCTTGGTGATATTCTTCAGATGCAGAATAAATGGGAAGAAAGCATTGAAGTTTATGAGCGGATTAAAAGTGAACAGTTGATCAGAATTGCCGGTACTCAGCTAGGACGAGCATACTTTCAGATTGAAAATCGAGAACGTTCCGGAAAGATATTAGAAGAGGTTATAGAGAGTGGTATTGATGATCCGTTAGCTTGGTTTTTACTGGCAAAGATTACATATGAATCTAATAAAGATCGAGCCTATGAGTTCGCTTTACGTGCTCTTGAAAGTGGAGTTGTTGATTTAGTGAAAATACGTCGCGAAACAATTCAGAAACTTGATGAAGGAGGGATGTTTGCGAATATAGATGGTGAAGAGGAAGAGCATGAATACTTTCAGGATATAGCCGGTGAAAGTATTCAGTTTTTGATAAGTAACTTTGACCGAAAAAAACTGGAGGAGGACCTGATTATTTTAGCGGAGAATTTTGATAACTCTGCTACACTAAACTATTTTCTTGCCGACATTTTTAGTAGTTCAGAAGAGCTGTCTCTGGCTACTGATTATGCTGAAAAAGCAATACAGATTAACCCTTCGTATTATGAGGCTCACATGATGATGGGGCAAATTAATAAAAAGAAAGGCAATATTCGTGCAGCTGCACTTTCTTTTGAGAGGGCGCGAACTATACGGCCTGAATCTAAGGCAGCTTATCGAAATTTAATTGACCTCTATCAGCAGGAAGACAATCTGCCTGATCTTGCAGAGCAGTGGGAGATACAGTTTAGGGGTGAAAGTGGTAATGAAGTGTTTAAAGAGCATTTAATTGAAGCACTTCATAAAGCTGGACGTTATGACGAAGCCAGAGAAATAATAAATCAATAA
- a CDS encoding ECF-type sigma factor: MANKEDITQLLNKVNEDEEVHDKVYPLVYQQLRRIANQRINREGDGHTYSKTELVHEAYLKMISQSEMNYQNRSHFLAICSSCMRQILIDYARKKNAVKRGKDYDKFTYVDGLVESEGKDLQELIDIDDAMKKLEKLNPRLTKVVEMRFFGEMKVEEIAEALGISESTVHRDWLKARGWLYQELKGLEEE, encoded by the coding sequence ATGGCGAATAAAGAAGATATTACTCAGCTACTTAACAAAGTAAATGAGGATGAAGAGGTACACGACAAAGTTTATCCATTGGTATATCAACAACTGCGGCGGATCGCAAATCAAAGGATAAACCGAGAAGGAGATGGACATACCTATTCAAAGACTGAACTGGTTCATGAAGCCTACCTAAAGATGATCAGTCAGTCTGAGATGAACTACCAAAACAGGAGCCATTTTTTGGCGATCTGTTCCAGTTGTATGAGACAAATTTTGATCGACTATGCCCGGAAAAAGAATGCGGTAAAAAGGGGGAAAGACTACGATAAGTTTACCTATGTAGACGGGTTGGTGGAATCTGAGGGCAAGGATCTTCAGGAGCTGATAGATATTGACGACGCTATGAAAAAGCTGGAAAAGCTAAACCCTCGTCTGACAAAGGTCGTTGAGATGCGATTTTTCGGAGAAATGAAAGTAGAAGAGATTGCCGAAGCGCTGGGTATATCGGAAAGTACAGTTCACCGGGACTGGCTGAAAGCCAGAGGGTGGTTGTATCAGGAGTTGAAGGGACTCGAAGAAGAATAA
- a CDS encoding right-handed parallel beta-helix repeat-containing protein — MKTSFTILAILLFNIYAPQSVAQITVNSDIVENTTWTVSDSPVSVQNTIKVSEGVTLTIDPGVTVEMANGASLYVDGALSAAGLEGNLITFTSSEATPAPGDWGSIEFRNNSDAGSLFDFVVVEYGAGTDRTGMVFYTTGAFGVNISNSIFRNSAVHGINLRASSPTLDNSEFYDNNGYGVYTDLSLNYTIQNSTIRDNTVGGIRVPINSSALITDSEIDSNPVGILIDNGGAPTLTNNQIVNNEYGIRIIEVGATKPEITDNTISGNTEYGAENLSSNVLDAKFNFWGSSLGPTTDSNPSGNGDRVTEGNVDYTPWRYGATDLPVVEVNSNVVENTVWGTGNVYHLTSDITVGSAATLTIEPGAVIKFAPGRSLTVDGQLVADGTTESLIFFTSDRDDAAGGDSNGDGDSTVPSQNNWNQININNSGSQISHTIIRYGGSSSTSSSGVLNLNAPISLSDVIVSNNYRNGIYSDVDQTGWTNVRSIDNSNHGILFYEAGLAMTGGEASLSGGVGLYLRSSDVEKTVELDGFISSDNNSHGIHIDGISSRQGTRISSLLNSEISGNGGTGLLLYYSQTGVQLFDGNLIQNNSGHGINLSHGMTAEEIVFQNNQILDNGQSGILSTQARFIDNHFEGNRFGIGAWKELGHIYTDESDVDGNTFTDNIYPGAIALYADNLNGTLSSTVPVAFSNPTYVLASSGTANSSSDVLTIEPGVTIKTSPELVNEFTELRFEGQLIANGDEVNPIVFTSVNDHTYGGDVSRVDDSSSPSRGDWAGVQLHRSGTAESVMSHVYFRYARTGITVGDVFSNPSGVEYQNTFEDIWVDQSSENGFEVREGAIILERLRSTNNSRSGVELEDANSGNGFVARAIIRNAEITGNGGSNTNYAGLYARSINDGAAFTEVSNSIISGNSIGIQMERPSLPVSILGNNIENSSSHGILINSRLTRTDLAYIGNQILGNGQSGILSTQARFIVNHFEGNRFGIGAWKELGHIYTDESDVDGNTFTDNIYPGAIALYADNLNGTLSATVPVAFSNPTYVLASSGTANSSSDVLTIEPGVTIKTSPELVNEFNELRFEGQLIANGDEVNPIVFTSVNDHTYGGDVSRVDDSSSPSRGDWAGVQLHRSGTAESVMSHVYFRYARTGITVGDVFSNPSGVVYQNTFEDIWVDQSSENGFEVREGAITLERLRSTNNSRSGVELEDGNSGNGFVARAIVRNAEITGNGGSNTNYAGLFARSINDGAAFTEVSNSTISGNSIGIRMEASSLPSTIQSNTITDNATDGINTRLVSVETDTSLTISGNTVSGHTSGTGALVTRAIISDNTFENNVFPIGLMGELSREGSANENGTLFEGNIIGEHVYQDAIALYSSNNLSLKGKLGYTWPESFENGVYIPIVGTTYINSSNSVEVAPGTVFKMGHNSTNDSFLIQGEFLVEGGVDDKIVFTSLKDDSFAGDTNKDDNTTLPDRSDWNYMEFRNSGSSSSLVKHAIIRYGRYNLYMRNTEAVVDSSFSSNADRGVYTLDGAKPTIRNSEIHSNGYGIYVNSDSDDPNIHLNNIYDNTDAGLYVRRDVTAIDNYWGDLTGPFVDQGSDLNLDGQGDRIEISGSYEVTYRPFLTDRTGVLLGDVSEDGSISAFDGSLILQYVVELMTLEASQIAAADVSGDGSVSAMDASYVLQYVVGLITGFPGAGKLPEIESEEIYEIETIVADSYFDMIIKTKGNMDVYAGEIELNYPEQTVSDVEILKTAETANWNTINNSDRGNLKVAIAGLEAIKEQGDLIHLRFNRLDEEQIQLRDIQISNLKINEVDVSESAGEDLSDQTENLLPESFTLQQNYPNPFNPTTNIQYQIPAEGQVSVRVFNTIGQEVAVLVNNQVQTAGTYQLEWNAINVSSGIYFYKIEVTGADGRQFTDVKRMTLIK; from the coding sequence ATGAAAACATCGTTTACTATTTTAGCAATTTTACTGTTTAATATTTATGCACCTCAATCTGTTGCGCAAATAACTGTAAACTCAGATATCGTTGAGAACACAACATGGACAGTGTCAGATTCACCTGTTTCTGTTCAGAATACAATTAAAGTATCAGAGGGTGTGACTCTTACTATAGATCCCGGTGTTACAGTTGAAATGGCTAACGGTGCATCTCTTTATGTGGATGGAGCCCTGTCAGCCGCCGGTCTGGAAGGTAATCTGATTACATTCACGTCTTCAGAAGCAACACCCGCTCCGGGTGACTGGGGATCCATTGAATTTAGAAATAATAGTGATGCTGGTTCACTATTCGACTTTGTGGTTGTAGAATATGGTGCGGGAACCGATCGAACGGGTATGGTTTTTTATACAACCGGTGCGTTCGGGGTCAATATTTCCAATTCTATATTCAGAAATAGTGCAGTACATGGAATAAATCTGCGTGCTTCGTCACCAACCCTGGATAACTCCGAGTTCTACGATAATAATGGATATGGAGTCTACACCGATCTGAGTCTTAACTATACCATCCAAAACAGCACTATTCGAGATAATACAGTGGGAGGTATTCGGGTTCCAATCAATTCAAGCGCCTTGATTACAGATTCTGAAATTGATTCAAACCCGGTCGGAATTTTGATTGATAACGGCGGTGCACCAACCCTTACCAATAACCAGATTGTGAATAATGAGTATGGCATCCGAATTATTGAGGTGGGTGCTACCAAACCGGAAATTACGGATAATACAATTTCCGGTAACACTGAATATGGAGCTGAAAACCTTAGCTCAAATGTATTGGATGCGAAATTTAACTTTTGGGGAAGTTCATTGGGTCCCACAACAGATTCGAACCCTTCAGGAAACGGAGACCGCGTTACGGAGGGAAATGTTGACTATACACCTTGGAGATACGGTGCTACCGATCTTCCTGTAGTAGAAGTAAACTCCAATGTAGTGGAAAATACCGTTTGGGGAACCGGAAATGTATACCATTTAACCAGCGATATAACAGTTGGCAGTGCTGCTACTTTGACTATTGAACCCGGTGCTGTAATCAAGTTTGCACCCGGGAGATCTCTGACGGTTGATGGACAGCTTGTGGCTGATGGAACTACGGAAAGTCTCATCTTTTTTACATCAGACCGCGATGATGCGGCAGGTGGTGATTCAAATGGTGATGGCGATTCAACTGTGCCTTCTCAAAATAACTGGAATCAGATTAACATCAATAATTCGGGTTCCCAAATATCTCATACAATTATACGATATGGCGGTAGCAGCAGTACGTCCAGTTCCGGGGTACTGAATTTAAATGCCCCAATTTCATTGAGCGACGTTATTGTATCAAATAATTATAGAAATGGAATTTATTCTGATGTAGACCAAACCGGCTGGACGAATGTCCGATCCATCGATAATTCTAATCATGGTATCCTATTTTATGAAGCCGGGTTAGCAATGACAGGCGGTGAAGCATCGCTCAGTGGAGGTGTAGGTTTGTATTTACGGTCTTCCGATGTTGAAAAAACAGTTGAACTGGATGGGTTTATTTCGTCAGATAACAACAGTCATGGTATTCATATTGACGGAATTTCGAGCAGGCAAGGAACCAGAATTTCATCTCTTTTAAATTCAGAAATCAGCGGTAATGGCGGAACAGGTTTGCTATTGTATTACTCACAAACCGGTGTGCAGCTGTTTGATGGGAATTTGATTCAAAATAATTCGGGTCACGGTATAAATCTTAGCCACGGAATGACGGCTGAAGAAATTGTATTCCAAAACAATCAGATATTGGATAATGGACAGTCGGGGATACTGAGTACCCAGGCGCGGTTTATCGATAACCATTTTGAGGGGAACCGTTTTGGTATAGGAGCCTGGAAGGAGCTGGGTCATATCTACACCGATGAGAGTGATGTGGACGGTAATACGTTTACCGACAATATCTATCCCGGTGCAATTGCCCTGTATGCGGATAACCTGAACGGAACGCTGAGCTCTACGGTGCCGGTTGCCTTTTCCAATCCAACCTACGTTTTAGCCTCCTCGGGTACGGCAAACAGCAGTTCTGATGTGCTGACCATTGAGCCGGGTGTGACCATCAAGACCTCACCGGAGCTGGTGAATGAATTTACTGAACTTCGATTTGAAGGGCAGTTGATTGCCAATGGGGATGAGGTGAATCCAATTGTCTTTACATCGGTCAATGATCATACATACGGCGGGGATGTAAGCCGTGTGGATGACAGCTCCTCCCCATCCCGCGGAGACTGGGCGGGTGTTCAGCTGCACCGATCAGGTACGGCCGAATCGGTGATGAGCCACGTCTATTTCCGGTATGCCCGAACCGGGATCACCGTTGGGGATGTGTTTAGCAATCCATCGGGGGTAGAGTATCAAAACACATTTGAAGATATCTGGGTGGATCAATCCTCAGAAAATGGATTTGAAGTACGGGAGGGGGCGATTATCCTGGAGAGGTTACGCTCGACAAACAACAGCAGGAGCGGTGTGGAACTTGAAGATGCAAACAGCGGGAATGGATTTGTAGCCCGCGCTATCATACGTAATGCGGAGATTACCGGCAACGGAGGCAGCAATACCAATTATGCAGGACTGTATGCCCGAAGCATAAATGACGGTGCCGCTTTTACGGAGGTTTCCAACAGTATCATTAGCGGGAACTCTATCGGGATTCAGATGGAAAGACCGTCATTGCCGGTCTCCATACTGGGTAATAATATTGAAAACAGTTCCTCCCATGGAATATTGATTAATTCACGACTTACAAGAACGGATCTTGCTTATATAGGAAATCAGATATTGGGCAATGGACAGTCGGGGATACTGAGTACCCAGGCGCGGTTTATCGTTAACCATTTTGAGGGGAACCGGTTTGGAATCGGGGCCTGGAAGGAGCTGGGTCATATCTACACCGATGAGAGTGATGTGGACGGTAATACGTTTACCGACAATATCTATCCCGGTGCAATTGCCCTGTATGCGGATAACCTGAATGGAACGCTGAGCGCTACGGTGCCGGTTGCCTTTTCCAATCCAACCTACGTTTTAGCCTCCTCGGGCACGGCCAACAGCAGTTCTGATGTGCTGACCATTGAACCGGGCGTGACGATCAAAACATCGCCTGAGCTGGTCAACGAATTCAATGAACTTCGTTTTGAAGGGCAGTTGATTGCCAACGGCGATGAGGTGAATCCAATTGTCTTTACATCGGTCAATGATCATACATACGGTGGGGATGTAAGCCGTGTGGATGACAGCTCCTCCCCATCCCGCGGAGACTGGGCGGGTGTTCAGCTGCACCGATCAGGTACGGCCGAATCGGTGATGAGCCACGTCTATTTCCGGTATGCCCGAACCGGGATCACCGTTGGGGATGTGTTTAGCAATCCATCGGGGGTAGTGTATCAAAACACATTTGAAGATATCTGGGTGGATCAATCCTCAGAAAATGGATTTGAAGTGCGGGAGGGTGCAATTACCCTGGAGAGATTGCGATCGACGAACAACAGCAGAAGTGGTGTTGAACTGGAGGATGGTAACAGCGGGAATGGATTTGTAGCCCGCGCTATCGTACGTAATGCGGAGATCACCGGCAACGGAGGCAGCAATACCAATTATGCGGGACTGTTTGCCCGAAGTATAAATGACGGTGCCGCTTTTACGGAGGTATCCAACAGCACCATTAGCGGGAACTCTATCGGGATTCGAATGGAGGCCTCATCACTTCCGTCTACAATTCAGTCTAATACTATTACAGATAATGCGACTGACGGAATTAATACCCGCTTAGTCTCAGTAGAGACAGATACTTCGCTGACCATCTCGGGTAACACGGTATCCGGTCATACTTCCGGTACGGGAGCTTTGGTAACCCGGGCGATAATTTCGGACAACACATTTGAAAACAACGTCTTTCCAATTGGGCTGATGGGAGAACTGTCTAGAGAGGGAAGCGCGAATGAAAATGGGACACTCTTCGAGGGAAATATCATCGGGGAGCATGTTTACCAGGATGCAATTGCACTCTATTCCTCCAACAATTTGAGCTTAAAGGGTAAACTGGGGTATACATGGCCGGAATCTTTTGAAAATGGAGTTTACATCCCAATTGTCGGTACAACCTATATCAATTCATCAAATAGTGTAGAAGTTGCTCCGGGAACTGTTTTTAAAATGGGACACAATTCAACGAATGACTCTTTTCTGATTCAGGGAGAATTTTTGGTTGAAGGTGGTGTAGATGATAAAATCGTATTTACCTCCTTAAAGGATGATTCATTTGCCGGCGATACCAATAAAGATGACAATACCACACTACCGGATAGGAGTGACTGGAATTATATGGAATTTCGAAATTCCGGATCGAGCAGTTCACTGGTGAAGCATGCCATTATTCGGTACGGTCGGTATAATCTTTACATGAGGAATACAGAAGCTGTAGTTGATTCGAGCTTTTCATCAAATGCAGATCGTGGGGTATATACTCTGGATGGTGCAAAACCAACTATCCGTAATTCAGAAATCCACTCAAATGGTTATGGGATTTACGTTAATTCAGACTCTGATGATCCGAATATTCACCTGAATAATATATATGACAATACTGACGCCGGATTATACGTGCGAAGAGATGTTACCGCGATAGATAATTATTGGGGTGATTTAACAGGACCATTTGTAGATCAGGGATCTGATTTAAATCTGGACGGACAAGGTGATCGAATCGAAATTAGCGGATCATATGAAGTTACCTATCGTCCATTTTTGACGGACCGGACCGGAGTTTTGCTTGGGGATGTCAGTGAAGATGGATCCATATCCGCATTTGATGGCTCACTAATACTTCAGTATGTGGTTGAACTAATGACTTTAGAGGCTTCCCAAATTGCTGCTGCTGATGTATCGGGTGATGGTTCTGTCAGTGCCATGGACGCCTCCTATGTTCTTCAATATGTAGTTGGGTTGATAACCGGATTCCCGGGTGCCGGCAAGCTACCTGAGATTGAATCTGAAGAGATATATGAAATTGAGACGATTGTTGCGGATTCATACTTCGACATGATCATTAAAACGAAAGGGAATATGGATGTTTATGCCGGAGAAATTGAGCTGAATTATCCGGAACAAACCGTATCGGATGTGGAAATATTGAAAACCGCGGAGACTGCAAACTGGAATACGATTAACAATTCAGACCGTGGAAATTTGAAAGTGGCTATTGCCGGCCTTGAAGCCATCAAAGAGCAGGGAGATCTGATACATTTAAGGTTTAATCGCTTGGATGAAGAACAGATTCAGTTGAGAGACATTCAGATTTCAAACCTGAAAATAAATGAAGTGGATGTGTCAGAAAGTGCGGGAGAGGACTTATCGGATCAGACAGAAAATTTATTGCCGGAATCGTTTACGCTGCAGCAGAATTACCCCAATCCATTTAATCCTACCACCAATATTCAATATCAAATACCGGCAGAAGGGCAGGTATCCGTTCGGGTATTTAATACGATTGGGCAGGAAGTTGCAGTACTGGTGAATAATCAAGTTCAAACGGCCGGCACCTATCAGCTGGAGTGGAACGCAATTAATGTTTCCAGTGGAATCTACTTCTACAAAATTGAAGTAACAGGAGCCGACGGCAGGCAGTTTACTGACGTGAAAAGAATGACACTCATCAAATAA
- a CDS encoding fibronectin type III domain-containing protein encodes MRSKFHSITLMRCSYLYIIQALLITAFLFHTEELVAQSEDPFRIAVSDGNVYLYLLESPRTDFAYNFYRKDPGDSDFKQINEDPVRGVAYGDQLKVVLGNQYDQIRRLAEVTSEGAMLNLARGNSTEAIWLSMTYPELAQAVNKLYIDETAPEGEQVEYLIEFLNQRDEPTGESYQKQVVVEDHVLGNTEILNVTNEGKSVTVEWDYTPVMDDDVAFRFNVFTNQPSEDNYQRVNRGIILRNLQQDTFSYTFNTESIESEIEIRVGSVSITSAPGPLSESVTYLVQDNVAPSVVQGVRTSLMQDSVQVQWRVSRELDAAGYYVYRGTESDGEFERLNQELIPINQPFYFDRNLTQGSLYLYRITAVDESGNESEFSTAVTRIVPDNTAPSAPLNLTADLNNDGNQILLNWSTSELPDDFRNFVVFRRVVEGRSPSSNYSQIAPPNLRENSFTDTGSDYEEGALYRFGVLAADSSRNFSDTTFVDVRIPNVTPPDPPNVVSAQNRDGVRVNIVWGGSLSRDVGSYNLYRKIDNREYELTEELESDLRSFRDEEIEIGKTYTYAISAVDTSGNESDLIESESVLVKRSNPPRRVRNVRAVQTSDGVQVRWEPVASEHLAGYKVYVADRSTGNFEPIHENLISETSLTADTGTESIWFRVTALDITGNESRPSEPVRLIVP; translated from the coding sequence ATGAGATCGAAATTTCATTCAATTACACTTATGCGCTGTTCATACTTGTACATAATTCAGGCGTTGTTGATCACAGCGTTTCTTTTTCATACTGAAGAACTTGTTGCTCAAAGCGAGGATCCATTTAGAATTGCTGTAAGTGATGGCAATGTATATCTGTACTTGTTGGAATCACCAAGGACAGATTTCGCCTACAACTTTTACAGAAAAGATCCGGGAGATTCTGACTTTAAACAGATCAATGAAGATCCGGTTCGAGGGGTTGCTTATGGAGATCAGTTGAAGGTTGTTTTGGGTAATCAATATGATCAAATCAGAAGATTAGCAGAGGTAACATCTGAAGGGGCTATGTTAAATCTGGCAAGAGGAAACTCCACCGAGGCAATTTGGCTAAGCATGACCTACCCCGAGCTGGCTCAGGCCGTCAATAAATTATATATAGACGAGACGGCTCCTGAAGGCGAACAGGTAGAGTATTTGATCGAATTTTTAAATCAACGGGATGAACCGACCGGTGAATCGTACCAAAAGCAAGTTGTAGTAGAAGATCATGTATTGGGAAATACTGAGATTCTTAATGTAACTAACGAAGGGAAATCGGTAACTGTTGAATGGGATTACACTCCTGTAATGGATGATGATGTCGCATTCAGGTTTAATGTATTTACCAATCAACCTTCAGAAGATAATTATCAACGTGTAAATAGAGGAATTATCCTCAGAAATCTCCAACAGGATACATTCAGTTACACATTTAATACAGAAAGTATTGAATCTGAAATTGAAATTAGAGTGGGTAGTGTGAGCATTACATCTGCACCGGGTCCATTGAGTGAATCGGTTACATATTTAGTTCAAGACAATGTTGCTCCATCTGTGGTTCAGGGCGTGAGAACATCTCTAATGCAGGATTCTGTACAAGTTCAATGGAGAGTTAGCCGAGAGTTGGATGCAGCAGGTTATTACGTTTACAGAGGAACTGAATCGGACGGGGAGTTTGAACGCCTGAATCAAGAACTAATACCAATTAACCAACCGTTCTATTTTGACAGAAATTTAACACAGGGCAGCCTCTATTTATATCGAATTACAGCTGTTGATGAGTCCGGTAATGAAAGTGAATTTAGTACTGCCGTGACAAGAATTGTTCCTGACAACACAGCACCCTCTGCACCTTTAAATTTAACAGCTGATTTGAATAATGATGGAAATCAAATATTACTAAACTGGAGTACATCTGAATTACCTGATGATTTCAGGAATTTCGTTGTGTTCAGAAGAGTAGTGGAAGGTCGATCTCCGTCATCAAATTATAGCCAGATTGCACCACCCAATTTAAGAGAGAACAGTTTTACAGATACCGGAAGTGATTATGAGGAGGGTGCCTTATATCGATTTGGGGTTTTAGCAGCCGACAGTTCCAGAAATTTCAGTGACACAACATTCGTAGATGTTCGAATACCGAATGTAACTCCACCCGACCCGCCAAATGTTGTAAGTGCACAAAATAGAGATGGAGTTAGAGTAAATATAGTTTGGGGAGGAAGCCTGTCTCGTGATGTGGGTTCCTATAATCTCTACAGAAAAATCGACAATCGGGAGTATGAATTAACTGAGGAGCTCGAATCCGACTTAAGATCATTTCGTGATGAGGAGATAGAAATTGGTAAAACGTATACTTATGCGATCTCTGCCGTTGATACCTCTGGAAATGAGAGTGATCTTATAGAGTCAGAATCTGTTTTAGTTAAACGTTCAAATCCACCGCGAAGAGTAAGGAATGTGAGAGCCGTACAAACATCGGATGGTGTTCAAGTTCGTTGGGAACCTGTAGCATCCGAACATTTGGCGGGTTATAAAGTTTATGTTGCCGATAGGTCAACTGGAAACTTTGAACCTATACATGAGAATCTTATTTCAGAGACGAGTCTCACAGCAGACACAGGTACCGAATCGATCTGGTTCAGAGTTACTGCACTGGATATAACCGGAAATGAGAGCCGACCAAGCGAACCTGTCCGATTGATTGTGCCTTAA